Proteins encoded in a region of the Mycolicibacterium duvalii genome:
- a CDS encoding flavin-containing monooxygenase, with translation MRQHDQEFSVRPDADVLIIGAGISGIGAAYRIQQRNPQLSYRILERRSRIGGTWDLHRYPGIRSDSDILTLSYPWEPWTRPENVADGPDIRDYLEDTARKHDIYRHIQFDTRVLSADWDSATDTWTVQVTHDGQATTLRGRFLFFATGYYDYDHPFRPEFPGLADFAGPVVHPQHWPEDLDYTGKRVVVVGSGATAISMVPALVRDAAHVTMLQRSPTYLLSGQRVNSVVQFLRRIPPRRLGYRLAWLYNLLFIVTVYGVARKAPKLSRRLIRAVAKYYLPKDYPVDVHFKPSYDPWDQRLCLILSGDFYEAIKAGRADVVTDQIDHIDTTGVVLKSGERIDADVLITATGLQLQALGGVDLSIDGEEIKPQERFVYKEHLLEDVPNLAWCVGYINASWTLRADLTARAVADLLAHMDAHGYTHAYPHLGDVVMPEKPAWDINAGYVKRAPHALPKSGTHRPWNVRHNYVLDAIDHRFDRIEESMVFGRAKVPEARSA, from the coding sequence GTGCGCCAGCACGACCAGGAATTCTCAGTACGTCCGGACGCCGATGTCCTGATCATCGGAGCGGGTATCTCCGGGATCGGTGCGGCCTACCGGATCCAGCAGCGCAACCCGCAGTTGAGCTACCGGATCCTGGAACGCCGCTCCCGGATCGGCGGGACGTGGGATCTGCACCGGTACCCCGGCATCCGCTCCGACAGCGACATCCTGACGTTGTCCTATCCGTGGGAGCCCTGGACCCGGCCGGAGAACGTCGCCGACGGCCCCGACATCCGCGACTACCTCGAGGACACCGCGCGCAAGCACGACATCTACCGCCACATCCAGTTCGACACCCGGGTGCTGTCCGCGGACTGGGACTCGGCCACCGACACCTGGACGGTGCAGGTCACCCACGACGGTCAGGCCACCACGCTGCGCGGCCGGTTCCTGTTCTTCGCGACCGGCTACTACGACTACGACCATCCGTTCCGTCCGGAATTCCCGGGCCTGGCCGACTTCGCCGGCCCGGTGGTCCACCCCCAGCACTGGCCCGAGGATCTGGACTACACCGGCAAGCGGGTCGTGGTGGTCGGCAGCGGCGCGACCGCGATCAGCATGGTGCCGGCGCTGGTGCGCGACGCCGCGCACGTGACCATGCTGCAGCGGTCGCCGACGTATCTGCTGTCCGGGCAACGTGTGAACTCGGTGGTGCAGTTCCTGCGCAGGATCCCCCCGCGCCGGCTCGGTTACCGGCTGGCCTGGCTGTACAACCTGCTGTTCATCGTCACGGTCTACGGCGTCGCGCGCAAAGCGCCCAAGCTGAGCCGGCGCCTCATCCGGGCGGTCGCGAAATACTATCTGCCCAAGGACTATCCGGTCGACGTGCACTTCAAGCCGAGCTACGACCCGTGGGACCAGCGGCTGTGCCTGATCCTGTCCGGCGACTTCTACGAGGCCATCAAGGCCGGCCGCGCGGACGTGGTGACCGACCAGATCGACCACATCGACACCACCGGCGTGGTGCTCAAGTCCGGCGAGCGGATCGACGCCGACGTGCTGATCACCGCGACCGGCCTGCAGCTGCAGGCCCTCGGTGGGGTGGACCTGAGCATCGACGGCGAGGAGATCAAGCCGCAGGAGCGCTTCGTCTACAAGGAGCACCTGCTCGAGGACGTGCCGAATCTGGCCTGGTGCGTGGGCTACATCAACGCCTCCTGGACGCTGCGGGCCGACCTGACCGCCCGGGCGGTGGCAGATCTGTTGGCGCACATGGACGCTCACGGGTACACGCATGCCTACCCGCACCTCGGTGACGTCGTGATGCCGGAGAAGCCCGCCTGGGACATCAACGCCGGCTACGTCAAGCGGGCACCGCACGCGCTGCCGAAGTCCGGGACGCACCGGCCGTGGAACGTGCGGCACAACTATGTGCTCGACGCGATCGACCACCGGTTCGACCGCATCGAGGAGTCGATGGTGTTCGGCCGCGCGAAAGTCCCCGAGGCCCGTTCGGCCTGA
- a CDS encoding flavin monoamine oxidase family protein — MADVVVVGAGFAGLTAARELTRAGHDVVVVEGRDRVGGRSYTVELAGVPVDLGATFVGPTQDAVLRLAAELGCEPVPTYGQGKNLIRWRGRVRSYRSTIPRLSVLELLDVSRIQWRFERICRKVSVSEPWNSPAAEQLDSMSLDRWLRSVHAGASARELMAIMARVTWGAEPDAVSLLHAVRYVKAAGGLGRMLDVEGGAQQDRFAAGTQQIAVRMAEELGDRVRLGAPVRRISTAADGTLTVATDVAEIAAAAVVVAVPPAHRAGIEFDPPLPPGYDMLARHWPQGRLSKAYAAYDTPFWRRDGCSGEALSDEGPVFITFDVSPGDAGPGVLLGFTDARTFDPLPADRRREVALAGFAGLFGEAAHRPVAYLDHCWGAEDFAPGGPTAAVPPGAWTEHGRWLRQPVNGIHWAGTETADVWTGFLDGAVRSGLRAAADVHQELARRG; from the coding sequence ATGGCCGACGTGGTTGTCGTGGGGGCAGGTTTCGCGGGGCTCACCGCGGCGCGCGAGTTGACCCGGGCGGGTCACGATGTGGTCGTCGTGGAGGGACGCGACCGGGTCGGTGGCCGCTCGTACACCGTGGAGCTGGCCGGCGTCCCGGTCGATCTCGGCGCGACGTTCGTCGGGCCCACCCAGGACGCGGTCCTGCGGCTGGCCGCCGAGCTGGGGTGCGAGCCGGTCCCGACCTACGGGCAGGGCAAGAACCTGATCCGCTGGCGGGGCCGCGTCCGCAGTTATCGCAGCACCATCCCGCGGTTGTCGGTGCTCGAGTTGCTCGACGTGTCGCGCATCCAGTGGCGTTTCGAGCGCATCTGCCGCAAAGTGTCGGTCAGCGAGCCGTGGAACTCCCCGGCCGCCGAGCAGCTGGACTCCATGTCACTGGACCGCTGGCTGCGCTCCGTGCACGCCGGAGCCTCGGCGCGCGAGCTGATGGCCATCATGGCCCGCGTCACGTGGGGCGCCGAACCCGACGCGGTGTCGCTGTTGCACGCGGTGCGCTACGTCAAAGCCGCCGGCGGGCTGGGTCGCATGCTCGACGTCGAGGGTGGCGCCCAGCAGGACCGATTCGCCGCCGGCACCCAGCAGATCGCGGTGCGGATGGCCGAGGAGCTCGGCGACCGGGTGCGGCTGGGCGCGCCGGTACGCCGCATCAGTACCGCAGCGGATGGCACGCTGACCGTCGCGACCGATGTCGCGGAGATCGCCGCCGCAGCTGTGGTGGTCGCGGTCCCGCCCGCCCACCGCGCCGGCATCGAGTTCGATCCACCGCTGCCGCCCGGCTACGACATGCTCGCCCGGCACTGGCCGCAGGGCCGGCTCAGCAAGGCCTACGCCGCCTACGACACGCCGTTCTGGCGCCGTGACGGCTGTTCGGGTGAGGCGCTGTCCGATGAGGGACCGGTGTTCATCACCTTCGACGTCAGCCCGGGCGACGCGGGTCCGGGCGTGCTGCTCGGCTTCACCGACGCGCGGACGTTCGATCCGCTGCCCGCCGACCGGCGCCGCGAGGTCGCGCTGGCCGGGTTCGCCGGCCTGTTCGGCGAGGCCGCGCACCGGCCGGTGGCCTACCTCGATCACTGCTGGGGCGCCGAGGATTTCGCGCCGGGCGGGCCGACCGCGGCGGTGCCGCCGGGCGCCTGGACCGAACACGGCCGGTGGCTACGCCAACCGGTCAACGGGATCCACTGGGCGGGCACCGAGACCGCCGACGTGTGGACGGGCTTCCTCGACGGCGCCGTGCGTTCGGGACTGCGGGCGGCCGCCGACGTGCATCAGGAACTGGCGCGGCGCGGCTGA
- a CDS encoding alpha/beta fold hydrolase: protein MAQRVSSRSRRRVYAPAAALPEGRIVEVRSADSVRLHTEVFGPEDGYPIVFAHGITCAIRVWAHQIAELSEHYRVIAYDHRGHGRSGVPPRRGGYTMDHLAADLDSVLDATLAPGERAVIAGHSMGGIAITSWSERFADSVANRADAVALINTTTGELLHHINLLPVPAGFAEARVRAAASVIRTFGGAPLGRAVTGPSRRLMSLIAVGRDAHPDIGRFVFDLFDTTPPAGRGGWAAALVDHLGPQHIDLTNLTVPTLVIGSRQDRLSPMVSARKIAAAAPNLARFVELPGGHCAILERPDEVNAQLRWLLESVAQPRRASS, encoded by the coding sequence ATGGCACAGCGGGTGAGCTCCAGATCGCGCCGACGGGTGTACGCCCCCGCCGCCGCCCTGCCCGAGGGGCGCATCGTCGAGGTGCGGTCCGCTGACAGCGTGCGACTGCACACCGAGGTGTTCGGGCCTGAGGACGGCTACCCGATCGTTTTCGCGCACGGCATCACGTGCGCGATCCGGGTGTGGGCTCACCAGATCGCCGAGCTGTCGGAGCACTACCGGGTGATCGCCTACGACCACCGCGGCCACGGCCGCAGCGGTGTGCCACCGCGGCGCGGCGGGTACACCATGGACCATCTGGCCGCAGACCTCGACTCGGTGCTGGATGCGACGCTGGCGCCGGGCGAGCGTGCGGTCATCGCGGGGCACTCGATGGGCGGCATCGCGATCACGTCGTGGTCGGAGCGCTTCGCCGACAGTGTCGCGAACCGCGCCGATGCGGTGGCCCTGATAAACACCACGACCGGCGAGCTGCTGCACCACATCAACCTGTTGCCGGTGCCGGCCGGCTTCGCCGAGGCGCGAGTGCGTGCTGCGGCGTCGGTGATCCGTACCTTCGGCGGGGCGCCGCTGGGCCGCGCCGTCACCGGGCCCAGCCGCCGGCTGATGTCGCTGATCGCGGTGGGCCGCGACGCCCACCCCGACATCGGCCGCTTCGTGTTCGACCTGTTCGACACGACGCCTCCGGCCGGGCGCGGCGGGTGGGCCGCCGCGCTGGTCGACCATCTGGGGCCCCAGCACATCGACCTGACCAATCTGACGGTGCCGACGCTGGTCATCGGCAGCAGGCAGGACCGCCTGTCACCGATGGTCTCGGCACGCAAGATCGCCGCGGCGGCGCCGAACCTCGCGCGGTTCGTCGAGTTGCCGGGCGGGCACTGCGCGATCCTGGAACGCCCCGACGAGGTCAACGCCCAGTTGCGGTGGCTGCTCGAATCCGTGGCTCAGCCGCGCCGCGCCAGTTCCTGA
- a CDS encoding NADPH:quinone oxidoreductase family protein, translating to MRAIQIASLDGPQAATLVDISEPAAEDGMVLVEVHAAGVAFPDALQSRGLYQYKPEMPYTPGAEVAGVVRSAPEGAGVVAGDRVAGLTMLCGAMAEVVALHPERVFKLPDSVSFQAGAGLLFNDLTMHFALRTRGRLQAGETVLVHGAAGGIGTSTLRLAPAFGAARTIAVVSSDAKADVARAAGASDVVLADGFKDAVKELTGGRGVDIVVDPVGGDRVTDSLRCLAPAGRLLVVGFTAGDIPSIKVNRLLLNNVDAVGVGWGAWTMTHPGYLREQWDELEPLLADGRVAAPQPVVYPLERAADAIASLEDRTARGKVVVAVR from the coding sequence ATGCGCGCGATCCAGATAGCCAGTCTCGACGGACCACAGGCCGCGACGTTGGTCGACATCTCCGAACCGGCGGCCGAGGACGGCATGGTCCTTGTCGAGGTGCATGCGGCCGGGGTCGCGTTCCCCGATGCCTTGCAGTCGCGCGGGCTCTACCAGTACAAGCCCGAGATGCCCTACACCCCGGGCGCGGAGGTCGCCGGCGTGGTGCGCAGCGCCCCCGAAGGCGCCGGTGTGGTCGCCGGCGACCGGGTCGCGGGTCTGACGATGCTGTGCGGGGCCATGGCCGAAGTCGTTGCGCTGCACCCGGAGCGGGTGTTCAAGCTGCCCGACTCGGTGTCGTTCCAGGCGGGTGCGGGTCTGCTCTTCAACGACCTGACGATGCACTTCGCGTTGCGCACCCGGGGTCGGCTGCAGGCCGGCGAGACCGTACTCGTGCACGGCGCGGCCGGGGGCATCGGCACCTCGACACTGCGGCTGGCCCCCGCGTTCGGTGCGGCACGCACCATCGCTGTGGTCAGCAGCGACGCCAAAGCCGACGTGGCCCGGGCGGCGGGCGCGTCCGACGTGGTCCTGGCCGACGGTTTCAAGGACGCGGTCAAGGAGCTGACCGGGGGTCGTGGCGTGGACATCGTCGTCGACCCGGTCGGCGGGGACCGGGTGACCGACTCGCTGCGCTGCCTCGCGCCGGCCGGACGCCTGCTGGTGGTGGGCTTCACCGCCGGCGACATTCCCAGCATCAAGGTCAATCGGCTGCTGCTCAACAACGTCGACGCGGTCGGGGTGGGGTGGGGCGCGTGGACCATGACCCACCCCGGCTATCTGCGCGAGCAGTGGGACGAGTTGGAGCCGCTGCTGGCCGACGGCAGAGTCGCCGCACCGCAGCCCGTGGTCTATCCGCTGGAGCGCGCCGCCGACGCGATCGCCTCTCTGGAGGACCGCACGGCGCGGGGCAAAGTCGTCGTCGCCGTGCGGTAG